The window CAATATGTTTTGCTCTTAGATACAACGCATAATGGAAGTAAAATTGGCTGTGAATTCAGGTTTGTGATAACTTCAATAATCTCTAAGTGTATATTACTACTGTTGTTTACTCGTCACCTCAATGTCTGTCTGTAGGGTTTACAAccaattaaatgtgttaaatagcTTGTGACTAAACCTCATAACTCTATTGGATGTTTAAACACCAGAAACGTATAGCACCACcccacataaatattaaatgtaatgcaagATAAGTTTCACTGAAGAAACACTTTGTCTATATAGAGGTTAATGCTTTATGTATCTTGGCACATGCTTGACTAACGCACTTCTATCTatagaaattaacattttaaatagccTGTGCATAGCATTTAATCTTTCATAACATgagattttgttcatttaatgatGGAAAATACATTCAACAAAGTACAAAGCATAAATCACAAAGATTTTCTGAACAACTTTGATCAGGTCAACCTGATTTTGGTTAAATCCTAATAATGTAATGACACTTGAAAATGACCAAACTTGACAATTCTATGTTTAactgtatgtgtaaatataaatgcgcatgtatgtgtgagtgagttGTTCAAAGTTGGAAGTCTGCATTTGTTTGCAGGGCACATGATTCTCATGTCTTTACAGGAATGGCATCTCCCACCAGCATGTTAGAGGAGGAGCAGGTGCACTGTTCCATCTGTCTGGATGTGTTTACAAACCCCGTCTCCATACCTTGTGGACACAACTTCTGCATGGCCTGCATTGGCAGCTACTGGAAGTCCAGTGCCCTTTACATGTGTCCGATGTGCAAAAAGACTTTCTACAAACAGCCAGACATCAGCATCAACACAGTGCTCAGGGAAATCGCTGAGAAGTTTAAGGAAATGAAAACCAACTCAGTCGCGAACCTTCAGAAGACAATGCGACCAGACTCAGGACAGAGCCCTGTGGAACTCCCCACAGAAATGCCTGAACTTATTCCTCCTAATGGACCGTGGGCCCAGGTGGTGTCCTGTGATGTGTGCACTGGCCCTCAGCAACAGGCAGTAAAGTCCTGCTTAGTGTGTTTGACATCTTACTGTGAGGAGCACTTAAAGACCCACACATCCCGCTTCACCAAACACAAGTTGATCGAACCCGTGCAGAACCTGGAGGACCGGATGTGTAAGAAGCACGAGAGGTTACTGGAGCTGTTCTGTAAGAAGGATCAGACCatagtgtgtgtgctgtgcacAGAGATGGACCACAGGGCACATTACACTGTTCCTGTCGAACGAGAGTGGACTGAGAAAAAGGTAAACACACCACTTGTTATGACAACAGCTATTTTTATGGTAGCCTATTCTCATATTCTGTCCACCACGTATAACGAAagtgcattgatttattttaactCTCATTGTAGACTGAAAAGACACATACTCATTCCATATGTCACTGATAAACATAACACACAGACTATGCAATATCCATAATGCTCACACATTAATGCAGAATCCCAGACAATGTTCAGTAAGAAGTACATGTGTGTTGCATTTTCCCagttcatatataaataattgtatgcACATCCAGTCAGAAATATTAGAAAGTAaagatccaaaataaaataaagatccaAGGCTTGCTGAGGTTAGGTAACATTTTGTTAACTTGTTATGTGGCAATTTCAGCTAATATGCAAATTTATTGTATAAATGACAAGATTTGGTATTTATACAAATtctgtagtaaaaaaaatgttgggtgAGATTTTGTAAAAAGGTTTAACACAATACATTGCGATTGACAGGCTTTGTTGAGAAAAACTGAAGCCGAAGTTCAGCAGATGATCCAGGAGCGACTGAAGAAAGTTGCTGTTATCAAACACTCAATAGAGTTGAACAAGGTAAGTTTTAGGGGTTTTGTATGTCTCACCTGAAGTGCTTCAGCTGCATTAATATGTATAGATGTTGGCCTTTCCTTTCATGAGTTCAGTGATCCATGTGAATGAAGATACAGCTTCGAGCACGTAACTGCAAAACACAGATTTGTCGGGCTTCCATTCAGCTCTAAAGCACAGATAAACAAGTTGTCAGTCAGTTAGAATCAAACAAATCTCCCTCTtcaaaaacacaagacaaataaaaacaagacaaatatccGCAAATAATGTAATTTGAGCACATAAATCACATGTCTTCTGCTGTAGCTTTGACTTATTGAAAACTCATTTGAATAAACACCTTTGTAAAGGTTATGAAATGCAAGCATTCAACAAAGCCAGGACTAAATATTTTGGAGTGAGAAAAGGCCATctctatttatattattttatttattcatttattggtctgcataagtgtgtgttttttcctgaTAACAGAGCAGCGCTCAAAGAGAAGTCGAGGACAGCATGCAGGTGTTTGCGGACCTGATCCAAGCGGTCCAGAAGGCCCAGGCCGAACTGGTGCAGGACATCGAGGAGAAACAAAGGAAGACGGAGAGCTGGGCCAATGGACAAATACAAGAACTAGAGCAGGAAATAGATGTTCTGAAGCTGAGGAACACAGAGTTAGAATATCTCTCACACACCGAAGACCACATTCACTTCCTGCAGGTGGAGCAATTTTACCTATAACTTTTGCTAATGTACACTTTTATAGTGTTATACACAGATCTAAATTGTTTTGAGAGAAAGAATAGTCACCACATTCAAAGGTCAAAAGTTTCAAAGGTTTTATTCATGGTCTGCCGGTCTACTTCTTTTATGTCCTTTGTCTTCTACTCCAGAACTTTCCATCACTAATGTCTCACCCACACACTAAAGACTGGTCTGAGACCTGTGTGTATGCAGATCCATGTGTGGGCACCACCAGAAGAGCTGTGCTCAAACTAGAGGAGACGCTTACTGAAGAAGTAGAAAAACTTGCAGAAAAAGGTAAGAACCTGCAGATCACTGTCTCTGCCTTTTGTTTTCACCACAGCAAGTGGCAGCAAATTTAAGTAGCTTGTAATAAAGaagaattatgaaaaaaaagaatgcactAAATGTGCACTTATCaattaatgggtttttttgtcGCCATGAACAGAGCTGAGGAGGGTTCAGAAGTACTCAGGTATGTTTGATCTGTCAGTCATTACTAGTCCAGTCGAGTGTGTTTATCCCGTCCTGGTCTGTTCTCACTCATGTGTCTGCTGTATGCTCCCTATGAAGTGGACATCACGTATGACCCGGACACGGCGAACCCCTGGCTGCAGCTGTCAGAGGACGGTCATCAGATGCGTCATCTGGGAGCGTGGCAGGACCTGGCTGACACACCGGAGCGCTTCGACACGGTGGTGATCGCGCTCGGCCGCGAGGGACTGTCCTCAGGACGCCGGTACTGGGAGGTCCAGGTGGGAGAGAAGGACGACTGGTACATCGGTGTGGCCCGGGCGTCCGTCAACAGAAAAGGCCGTATTTCGGTGAGCACGGCTCACGGCTACTGGGCTCTAGCCATGAAGAAAGGCCAGGAATACCGCGTGTCTTCCTCTCCACCCCTGCTGCTGTCCATCGAGCCCAAGCTGAAGAGAGTCGGCGTCTATGTGGACTACGAAGAAGGACAGGTGTCGTTCTACGACGTACACAACAGAAGTCACATCTACACCTTCATGGACTCGTTCGGAGAGAAAATCTTCCCGTTTTTCTACCTCTACTGCTGCGACAAGGCCTCAGAGACCATGATGATCTGTCCTGTTCAGGAGACGTCTCATACTAAACAGTGCTGAAGTGTGATTCTACAGTAACACTACCGTTTCTATACGTGTGCTTAGGAAATGCTTTCTTTGGCATTTTGATAGCTATTATATGTGGccctggaacacaaaagcagtcatttgTAGCACAGGTGTATTTGTAGCGAtagtatgggtcaaaattatacaaaGATCaagttccattaagatattttatacattttccacTTTTacatatatcaaaacttaatttttgatcattaatattttttccatttggaCAGcattaaaggtgattttctcagtattaattttttttgatgtgTGTAAATGTAGTGATGATGTAGAAATCCCAGTTTCAAAAAACTGACCCTTATGTttttgtggtcctgggtcaCATACGGacatttttacaaagaaaatgtAGCCAGTTTTATTGCATGACAACACGAGAGGAATTCTGACAAACAAccaaagcatttaaaactgaaaatgaaaatacacatttgataTAATATGCAGTGAAATACAATTGAAATGTACATGTTAATCAGTGCAAGTGGATCAGTCcactttttatatactttagACATTATATTAGGTGACCTTATTAATACTgtgtacttacatcaaaaaataagtgcaatgtacTACTGTGCTTATTATTATGTTCTAAAACACCTTTGCTGCTCTGGAGGAGGATACGGGTAAgtttagggacaggtttggtggtatgggtaggttaaggttaagggtgggttaaggtgtaaagGATGGATCAATAGTGAAATTACAAATGTaagcacagaaataaattacagatgtaattacatagaagtatttttttataaaacatataattgattgatttgattaatttaacatgtacaataaatgataaatttaaatgcaagaacatagttaaggccacctaatataaagtttaGGCATGTACATGAACATTGTACTGAATAACTCAAAATGGTAATAAAGTGCAAGCATGTGTTTATTACACCTATTTTCACACGTCAAACTATTAAATTACTCCAATGTAAGCGTCACAGTCATTTTTGTCTGCGTATAATATCAGATAAGTCTAACATTTGGGTAAGATTTTGGGAACACTGGCCAAGTTTTAAAGAAGATATGAATGAAATGTGAAGaatgtgcttaaaaaaatattcaatgaaATTCAAAATAATGGACAGTCACTACTGTGTGTGATATTTTAACCAATAGATGGTACTGTCATCAAATATTTTACTTTCTTGCCGTGATTTAGACTCATTTCTTGCCCTACCTTAGCCGCAACttcatgatttaattattattattaattcattaatttatttattttaataaacaatgtttcAAATACTTGACCATCATCCTTAAACACAAGACCGTAATATCATTTTAACAGCTTATTGTGTTCTATATATTAATTCTGGGTGATGTGATTTTATGGTATATAGTTTATCATTATGGTTGCGGCGACAGACAGGATTAAATTTTTCTTCGCTAGCACTGTTGAACACATTGATCTGTGAACTTTCGTCCGAGTGAAAAGTGAATGTTTTTATGATAATGTTGTAAAATCTCACCTGATCTGACCCTGACACACGTTCTACCCAGAATCCATCTTTCTGCTCCGGCGGGTGCCACAGAATAACTCTGTGAGGAGCGTCAAGGCCGGGCTGACTCACCAGCAAGTCGAGTGCTGACGTTTCAAATGCTTTCATCTCATGAACAATTgtcattttttcccctcagagtTTCGTCAGACCTGACAGATATTAAACTCAAGCCCTCGAGAGTGACTAATGCGAGCAGttagaaataaaagtaattgtttttttctgagaacGCTCAGTCTCTGAAACAAGCGAAAACTTCCAGTAGATAAGCATTCACTCGTCTGTGATTTACATGATTTacatacaacaataaaaacaacgcTGAAGATCTTggtttgttcatgtgtgtgtgtgcacagacAAGCTCTTAATATCCacaattattgttaattattaaggGTGAGGAGTAATGCATAATTGCACTTCAAAGTAcagcatattacaattaaatacagatttttgtAATGCTATTTCACAttactgtttttctgtgtcTTATCAAGTAAAACCATGGTTTTTTTAATAGCtgcataaatgttgtttaataattttattaacattcGTATGAATAgtcacagacagatagatagatagatagatagatgcattgaacattttaaataaaatagaaacattatattactataaagaataaaaaggaCATTTAGAGAAATCACATTTAGAAGGACAGCAACCTGTTgattaaaatattcttaaaatatatatatatataatttctaaatgctatataatatcatttttacttcaaaatgcGTTTGCTTTTTAATCCACACAAAGTACAACAGAGTAAATCACactaaagaagaaaacaaaacggGAATCATGTCTGATAGCGTCACACAGAGCGGTCGGTTTGATTGACAGGACAAATGACCAGCGGGCCGTCTCTGTTGGGATGCGGGTTGAAGTACGGACGGACGGCTTCGTTGAAGCTGCACCGAGTGAACGTGTAAATATGCGACAGAGCCTCCATATCATAGAAAGAGACCAGAGCCTCCTCGAAGTCCACAAACACCCCCAGCTTCTGGGGTTTGGTCGCCAGCTGGAGCTGGACTGGAGGGTCTGTAAAAGCTCCATACTTGCTTTGACCGCAGAGCAAGATGGCCCAGTAACCCTCGTCTGGTTTGTAGGACACTCTGCCGTTCCGGTTCGCTCCCTCTCGCATCACCCCCAGCTCCCAGCCCACCTTGTTCCCCACCTCCACCATCCAGAAGGCTCTTCCGGAAGTGATGCGAGGTTTCCCCAGGACTCCTCCGACCAGGTCGAACCGCTGCGGGCCACCCGGGATGTCGTGTCTCGTGCCGGTGTCGCGCACCTCTTTACCGTCTTCAGACACCTCTAAGTGCGGATGCGCCGTCTCTGCGTCCAGAGTCACGTTCACTGCACAAACACCAGGTTCTCGGTCACTGCGCGTTTGAGAGATTCGTAAAAACATGCATCTAGTTCTGAACCTGTTCCTACACATACCTGAGAAGTTGCGAATTCTATTAATTTCTGTAACAAGACAAGATAACATATAGTCAACAAATCGAATTCGAAAGTGTGAGACTGTCTGGACTCCAATAAACACCTTTTGACATACACCTGTTCAGTAACCGCCTTCATTAATTGTAAAGTAACATCAAATTATACAGGAGATACCAAAACAACAAGATCTCAGGTGTCATCCATGGCTGCACATACACACTTTTAACCTCAAAAGTATACTGAAAAATTAcacttgcatttaaataaataaaatgctacttAAGTGACTTAAAGAGAGACACTTTCATGTTTTCTTAACACTCAAgtactgttttaaaaagttacCTTTCTTAATAATGACACATTAAcagtttaactttaaaatacatgctgaaggtttaaaagcatatttacagtatattttcatttagcataaatgcttgtcagtacaTTCAGCAGTACCTTAAAGTTAATTCACAgacaacaaatgtaattatgaaaattacataattacatataagTTCTCAAACTGCAATATACAATAttcacttttcatttaattgcatttcacATACAGTTAAGTgtcttaaaacattaaatgaattttgCACTTAAGTGCGATCCTTTAATTAATGCTTTGTTAAATGCAACCCGCTGGGTAAGATATGAAGCACCCCAGCGATTAGGTTACTCCCGAGAAGGCTGGCCTTTACATGTAACTCATCTGTTGGTTGAAAACAACCCGATCGCTGGGTTTGACCATATATCACCCAGCACTAGgttgtatttaacccagcattCATACAGTGTACTCTCTCTAAAAGTACGCTCAAGTGTAGCCTGCTTCTTCTTCATAAGGCCAGACAAGCAGAGTACAAATAAGCCCATCCGAATGCTATTTATGAGCAAATGCATCACAGCTCTCAGATATGATCACTGACCGATAGTGCAGAGTTTCTCCAGATGCGTCTCGATCTCACTTATTAACTCTGCCTTTGTGTTTCTCAGTGTGCCAAAATGTAACTCGGTGTCGATGGAAAGCGTCCAGTCATCTGGTAACTCAGCTGGCGTGGCCACATAGGACTGAGAAAGGGAAAAACACGCACTAAACATTTCGcaaatatattagaatttttactTCTTCGATTTTTAGTCAGGTTTGGCTAACCTGGATGAAGATGATGTCATCTTCCTCATCCTTAGTGCGTTTTAAAGACTCGATGGCCTCCTTGAACTTGAGGAtgtctttttgtatttgttgtgtCTTTTCGTCCGTCTCTTTCTCCAAGCACCTCCTCCCGTCCTCCAGAGGAGCCAGCAGCGCCTCCTCTGTTCTCCTCAGCACCTCCTTCAGCTCAGCAAACACCTCCTGGATCTCCTGCTGCTCCTTCTCCAGCAGAGCCTGTGAGGAGCAGACGCACGGCGCACAAAAAATCTCTAAACGGTGTTATTTAATCTAAATCGgaaaattattttgctaaaTTAGATCAGgcagaaataaactaaatgtaaaattaaagtgaaataaaaacacaacacaatcaaaaccttaaaatgaaaactaaggatggtctaaaacaaaaacaaaattgaaaaaataatcaCCAGTACTATTTACTCCAGAATTACtatcaaaatgaattaaaaaga is drawn from Puntigrus tetrazona isolate hp1 chromosome 7, ASM1883169v1, whole genome shotgun sequence and contains these coding sequences:
- the LOC122349802 gene encoding E3 ubiquitin-protein ligase TRIM21-like isoform X1, translated to MGAALFGRPPSTMATAVDVSRHLQCPICKNLLTDPVSTTCGHTFCQGCLDKHIIMSEPQCPLCQEPLSTKPSVNKAIEALLQEFLQSQLPNMELFCGELDAVPCDVCSEPLTYKAVKSCLICLLSFCDEHLKPHRSMARFKGHKLVSPMEKLEQRACSEHGRPLELFCRRDERCICALCVETGGEVIPLETERERREIMQQNTIEVIERMIKQKEDKLQELKESDAQYQALLEKEQQEIQEVFAELKEVLRRTEEALLAPLEDGRRCLEKETDEKTQQIQKDILKFKEAIESLKRTKDEEDDIIFIQSYVATPAELPDDWTLSIDTELHFGTLRNTKAELISEIETHLEKLCTIEINRIRNFSVNVTLDAETAHPHLEVSEDGKEVRDTGTRHDIPGGPQRFDLVGGVLGKPRITSGRAFWMVEVGNKVGWELGVMREGANRNGRVSYKPDEGYWAILLCGQSKYGAFTDPPVQLQLATKPQKLGVFVDFEEALVSFYDMEALSHIYTFTRCSFNEAVRPYFNPHPNRDGPLVICPVNQTDRSV
- the si:dkey-46i9.6 gene encoding E3 ubiquitin-protein ligase TRIM58 isoform X2, translated to MASPTSMLEEEQVHCSICLDVFTNPVSIPCGHNFCMACIGSYWKSSALYMCPMCKKTFYKQPDISINTVLREIAEKFKEMKTNSVANLQKTMRPDSGQSPVELPTEMPELIPPNGPWAQVVSCDVCTGPQQQAVKSCLVCLTSYCEEHLKTHTSRFTKHKLIEPVQNLEDRMCKKHERLLELFCKKDQTIVCVLCTEMDHRAHYTVPVEREWTEKKALLRKTEAEVQQMIQERLKKVAVIKHSIELNKSSAQREVEDSMQVFADLIQAVQKAQAELVQDIEEKQRKTESWANGQIQELEQEIDVLKLRNTELEYLSHTEDHIHFLQNFPSLMSHPHTKDWSETCVYADPCVGTTRRAVLKLEETLTEEVEKLAEKELRRVQKYSVDITYDPDTANPWLQLSEDGHQMRHLGAWQDLADTPERFDTVVIALGREGLSSGRRYWEVQVGEKDDWYIGVARASVNRKGRISVSTAHGYWALAMKKGQEYRVSSSPPLLLSIEPKLKRVGVYVDYEEGQVSFYDVHNRSHIYTFMDSFGEKIFPFFYLYCCDKASETMMICPVQETSHTKQC
- the LOC122349802 gene encoding E3 ubiquitin-protein ligase TRIM21-like isoform X2, with protein sequence MATAVDVSRHLQCPICKNLLTDPVSTTCGHTFCQGCLDKHIIMSEPQCPLCQEPLSTKPSVNKAIEALLQEFLQSQLPNMELFCGELDAVPCDVCSEPLTYKAVKSCLICLLSFCDEHLKPHRSMARFKGHKLVSPMEKLEQRACSEHGRPLELFCRRDERCICALCVETGGEVIPLETERERREIMQQNTIEVIERMIKQKEDKLQELKESDAQYQALLEKEQQEIQEVFAELKEVLRRTEEALLAPLEDGRRCLEKETDEKTQQIQKDILKFKEAIESLKRTKDEEDDIIFIQSYVATPAELPDDWTLSIDTELHFGTLRNTKAELISEIETHLEKLCTIEINRIRNFSVNVTLDAETAHPHLEVSEDGKEVRDTGTRHDIPGGPQRFDLVGGVLGKPRITSGRAFWMVEVGNKVGWELGVMREGANRNGRVSYKPDEGYWAILLCGQSKYGAFTDPPVQLQLATKPQKLGVFVDFEEALVSFYDMEALSHIYTFTRCSFNEAVRPYFNPHPNRDGPLVICPVNQTDRSV
- the si:dkey-46i9.6 gene encoding E3 ubiquitin-protein ligase TRIM58 isoform X1, with the translated sequence MSLLSRPGRSLWSVAFDYNRLLIQRIMEVKLAVNSGMASPTSMLEEEQVHCSICLDVFTNPVSIPCGHNFCMACIGSYWKSSALYMCPMCKKTFYKQPDISINTVLREIAEKFKEMKTNSVANLQKTMRPDSGQSPVELPTEMPELIPPNGPWAQVVSCDVCTGPQQQAVKSCLVCLTSYCEEHLKTHTSRFTKHKLIEPVQNLEDRMCKKHERLLELFCKKDQTIVCVLCTEMDHRAHYTVPVEREWTEKKALLRKTEAEVQQMIQERLKKVAVIKHSIELNKSSAQREVEDSMQVFADLIQAVQKAQAELVQDIEEKQRKTESWANGQIQELEQEIDVLKLRNTELEYLSHTEDHIHFLQNFPSLMSHPHTKDWSETCVYADPCVGTTRRAVLKLEETLTEEVEKLAEKELRRVQKYSVDITYDPDTANPWLQLSEDGHQMRHLGAWQDLADTPERFDTVVIALGREGLSSGRRYWEVQVGEKDDWYIGVARASVNRKGRISVSTAHGYWALAMKKGQEYRVSSSPPLLLSIEPKLKRVGVYVDYEEGQVSFYDVHNRSHIYTFMDSFGEKIFPFFYLYCCDKASETMMICPVQETSHTKQC